Sequence from the Rutidosis leptorrhynchoides isolate AG116_Rl617_1_P2 chromosome 3, CSIRO_AGI_Rlap_v1, whole genome shotgun sequence genome:
TGGGTGATGACAAGCTTTGCACTCTTTTTCCTAGGCTATATAGACTTAAGATCGTATCGTCCGAGAGTCTGGTATTGTGGATATGAAATGTTGCTGGTCTCGAGAGCCTTTTGGTCGAACGTCAGGAGAACTCAACAACCTGCGTCAGCTTCTTTCTACAGTTTCGGTCAACAGCAGGGAGAAGGATTCATGGCGCTGGAGTCTATCCTCGAATGGGCAGCTTACTCTCAAAAAGTTAGCTGCCATTCTTGATGAACAGATGCTTCGACCCTTCACCTCACAGCAATGCACTCTTCGTAATAGCcttgttccaaaaaaaaaaatagaaatcttTACTTGGCGAGCGTTAAAAAAAAGATTGCCCGTAAGGATTGAACTCGACAAAAGAGGTATTGATTTGCATACCGTGCGGGTGTCCTTTGTGCGATGAAGAATTAGAGTCGGTGGATCACGCACTCTTCCAATGTAAACTTGCTCGTGATATTTGGGATCGTGTATTTAATTGGTGGGGTTTAGGGAATGTCTCAAACATCTCCTTTTCCGAGCTCCTAAACGACAACGTTAATCACTCCTCTTCGCTCCATGGGAAAAAACTGTGGCAAGCTTTAAAGTGGTCTTGTGCGTACCTAATTTGGAGTAACCGGAACAACTTGGTATTCAAAGGTAAAACTTGGAATGCACCGGTTGCTCTAAATGAGATACAAATAAGGTCGTTCGATTGGATTTCTAATAGAGCAAGAGGGAGAAAACTCGACTGGTGCACGTGGATTTCCAACCCAAATATTTATCTAAACACTCCGTGATTGTCTGGCTTTGTATTCTCTCGTATTGTTAGTGTATGTAATTATTCGAGTCTAGTGTGTAGCTATTTTTGTTTCTGTTAGGCTGCTACCTGCAGCATCTCATGTCTGTATGATATACTCGTGTGGATGATCCATGGCCCAATGGATCACATCAGCCTTGTAATTTTCGTGTTGGGTTTTAATgaatttttgcttttcaaaaaaaaaaaaattgtagctCAAGTTTTCCTCAAATTAATCGAGCATAGAAACACACCATCCTTTACATCTCATTTTtgcttcacttttttttttttttttttttttttttttgtattccaAACCGTTGATTAAATTTAATCCAATAGACAGGATTTAAACTGCGTGTATCCTTGTGTACGTGTATCAACCAATCAGATTTCACTATTATAGAAAATTCCCCAATTTATTCGTTTTATTCATCATTATTCTTGCATACCTGCAAATCCAAAACACATTACCGTAATTCAATGGCGTTTATGCCGAACTTCTGTATGAATGATCCTCTTGAGCTCGAGTTCATAAATTCATTTCAACTTATAGATATTTACGAAAATTTACTGGTATCTAGGGGATTGTATCGGGGAAGATATAGATGCCGTGAAGCATCTGTGGGTGTATATCCACTAGAATCGTTTTCCTTGGTGTACAATAACTTTTTGGTGACCAATTCCAAAAACGTTTTACAAATGAGAGGTATTAGGAGGCGTAGGGTTGATTGGGCGGTTGCGTTCGAGCCATTTGTGTATACTGTAAGAGATTACGTACATCAGCACTTCAACCATTTGGTAAACAGACATGATGAAACTAGATTTACTGGGAACTGGATTAAAGATATTAAAGGGGTTCTGAAAGGGGTTAAATATTTGCACGATAAAGGTGTATTTCATAATTCCATCCATTATTGTAGCATTATTTACAAACCATCCGAGAATGAAGGTGTTCTGAAAATAGGGGATCCGGTGAATTGCATTTCCAAGTTAGGAAGAACAAGTGCTGAGGTAGCAGCAggtaatgtatttatttatttttatatatatttattttattcatactaatatatttaattattaaattttgttaatctatttgatttgatacttAATATTCAATTCACTATTCCGCTGTTTTTAATCAAATCCAATTAATTCAAAACGGGTATCAAATCAAATACTCCGTATAAATTTAAGGAAAAGGAAAAAGGCTGTGTGTAGAAGATTCTGATCAAATCAACAAAAATGGAAGATTCTGATCTCATTCTCCGCCCTTGCAAACACCACCGCACTACCACCATTACTGCCCCTAACAATTGTATTGTGATTGCGGATTATATTACAAAGGTTTCCTATCATCCAGTAGTTATGTAACTAATGTAGTGTATTATTTACAAGGGATGGGATTTGTTCCCTGTTGatttacaaatattctatcaaataGTTCGAGTTCCTACTATGTTAGCGTTAATATTGTGTTTTAAGATTAAACCAAACACCACCTCCACCTCCATTACTAAAGGTAAGGGGTCTTAGCCCTCTCCCTCCTTTGAAATAATAGCCATTTTATCTCTCCATTAATCATCTAATCCCTCATTTGATTTGTTATTCAGACCACCCTTTAGTCAAGACTTTACTCATGCACTTACTATAAGTGGAGTGGAGTGGAGTATTAGGGAGATTAGGGTTGCATTAATCTCACCACTGCATCACAAATATGTTTACCAACAATGTCCCAAGCCTTTTTTTTAAAGAATAATGAAGAGTATCCTGTTGTTATCTAATACTTGATTAATTTAATTGCATTGCAGTTTATGATAAAGAGTTGTTCAACGTCGGTCAAGTTCTATGTCACATTTTCACAAATGGGTCATACATTCCCCAAAGTGATTATCCTGATGTCATTGAATACACCACGATTCGAAACATGCTATCATGTATGCATGATTTACTAGAAATGAAAGATTTGATTGAGACTCTTGTGAATTTGGATGATAAGAGGTTAGTTTTTATGTGGTTGtgagattaattattaatatcataaataataattaaaaaaaaaaatatatatatatttataaacatatTTGAAATTTGAAAATGCAGGCAAGTGTATTTGCAAGGTCATTTGGATTCGGGTACTTTATGGTACTCATGGTCAAAGAAACAGCCTTGGTGCTGGTCAAAAGAAAAAAGAATTGACTTTTTAGTAGCCGTAAGCAACACGATGCGTGAAGACCAAGTTTCAGACACACGTCTAAGTCCTATCATCAATGCGGTTAATGTTAAAGGCAATTGGGGGAGGTTATTTCACACAACTATGATTGACATTCTAGAGGTTACAGAGACAACTGATGCTCAAGGACAAGTAGTACGAACAAGAAAGAATCCTTATAACAAGACGTTACCTGTAAGGTTGCTACGTTTCATACGAAATGCTTTGGAGCATCCAAGTGTTGAACCAAACCAAGTTAATATGGGCGACACAGAGATTACCCCGCAGGAACTTAGCAAAATCAGTATTGACAACCGTTTGAGACGTGTCTACCCAAGTTTTTTATTTGAGATATACAAGGACTTGGAGGATGAGGTACGTGGGGGTATGATTTCAAACAAGTTCATGTTAAGAGATTTTTATTATATTCCATAGATTAAATAGATAGATGTGACGTTTGATGTTGGTTGCTTCTTTGAACTTTGTAATGGTTTTTTGCAAGTTTATGCTTTTTGGCTATCTTATtgtaatggttttttttttttttttttggggacaTGGTAGTGTGGTATATCTTTCTGTAATGGGTTTAAGTCAAAAACCAAACCCACGGTTATGGTTGTTTTGTTTTAAGTCAATTAGACCGTTAGTTATTCTTTATTTGATATGGTGGTAGTTTGACAATCCCTCCCTTCTTAAAAATATTCTTCACCACAAGAATGTCAAGTGGAAAGTGGAACTCAATTAAAACAGAACCATAGCTTAGGAATTGAAGCAAATGGAAACTGCTACACTTCCATAGTGACAACTTCGTTTGCTTAGTACCTCTCAGAGAGTAACTTGTGGGTGGGGTTGGAGTTTGACATAAACCCAATCACCAACCACAAAAACCTCTGTCAGAACGTTTAAGGGTCTGCACTGCAAAATTCTTCATACCAGCTTGGGCAAACTTCAAAACAGAAATGGCTTAATGACCTGTGTCAACTAGACACGACTGACTGCAGGAGGTGTTTGACCATAAAACTACTTCCAATGGGGTGGggtggggtggtggtggtggtgttagtGTTAATAGATGTATGGTAATTGGTATGGTACCAATACTCGGCCAACGAAAGCCATTTTGTCCATTCTTTACCGCAAATAGCATTCCCAAAGTACTTGTTGACCACCTGCAGGATGATGATTATAAGCCGTCATTTTGTCCATTCTTTAGGCTTTTCTCCAGTCGTGACCACCTCAGTTTACTTAACCCATCTACCACTACAAATATTGCACTTTTACCGCTGGAAAGTGGTAAGCCATCCATAAAGTCCATTGTAAATTGTAATGTCTGACCAAATTCGAGTACTTGCAGTGTAGGCAAATCTCAACATTTCCTCCAGTAAAAACATGATTTTAGCTTGTGTATAGTGGATGATTCTCCTGAATGCCCACCATTAGGGTGGGTCATTATGAAAGTGTTTTATGAGATCAAATGGTATTTGTGTGTTAGCTCCCACCACAATTTTGGACTTCCTTTCCAATCTACCACTCTTCAATTTATAATGTTTTGACACACATCTGCATTTAGCTAACCTACCAGTTTAAATGTCGACATCTACACTTTGTTGGTCAATAGGGATGGTGGAAACACATATTTGTATATAATTTCATAATCAAAACCCATTAATTTGGGCAGCCATTTCATTTGGGTCGTTGGGGTCAAGCAGGTACTTCAAACTTAAGTGATCCGTTTTGATTTTAAAGTGTCCATCCAAAAGGTACCCCCTCCATTTCTCCAAAGCTTTAATAACCGCCATGAATTCAAGTAGACAAAGTTTGAAGTTTGATGTCGTTGGGATAAAGATTTGCTCAAGTAAGCCACCGGGTGTGCCCCTATTGTTGTAAAATGGCCCCACCGGGTGTGCCCCTATTGTTGTAAAACGGACCCGATGATGCCAATACCGCCATGAATTCTTATTAACCCTAAGAATCCTCTCAATTGTTTCAAACTTGTTGGTGTTGGCCAATTTCTCATAGCTTTTATCTTACTTGGATCACTCACTAGCAACACCTTTAGATGAAATTACATGCCCCACGTACTCCACACATACACACTTGGATAACTTTGCAAATACTTCGTTGACCCTCATAACTTCCACTGATGAGCTGTAAATCAGTATATATCGTCAAAGAAAACAAGTGTAAACTTGCGTAAAAAGGGCTTGAAAACGTGGTTCATTAAAGCTTGAAAGGTGGAAGGTGCGTTAGTGTCCCTCATTTGAAATGTCATCATAATTTGATGGTATCCGGACCTTAAATCCAATTTTGTGAACACACTCGAACCCCTTAATTCATCATTAATGGGTATAGGAaacttgtcttttttttttttttttagtatagtATGCTTGTTCAATTTGCATATGTTTCTGTTTCTAGTGGGATCTGATGGTCAAAAACACGTGGAGGTGGCAACTCTTTGGGTCAAAACAGTGTCAATAAGGCTGAGGTAATGTAGTACCTTTGTTCCATATGCCTGATATAAAGGTAGAAGGGTAAATGCACAATTGCATTCTGCTTCCACCATTTTGTTTATTTTCTTGCCATTTGCCCATGTTTTAGTCGCCATTGAATTCAACTCCATTGTATTCCAAGCACCATTTCACATCCTCCAAGTGCTGCTACCACTACCGTGCCACTTTGGAATATAAGTCAACTTTTCACAATGACTTGTGCATTAGCAACAAGATTATTACAATGCAGATTAAAAAAGGGATTGGATTTGAATTGTTAGTCGTATTgaagataatatcatgataactcatGAATTGCTTAAAGGGTATAATAGGAAAAATGGGCCCCATAGATTTGCCATGAAGATTGACATCCAAAAAGCTTATGATACAGTGACTTGGAGTTTTTTTAGGAAAGCATTTTGGTGGGGTATGGTTTGTATTAATGCTGGTATACATGGGTAGGAAGAGGGTTAAGGCAAGTGGACATACTTGTTTACAATAGTAATGGAGGTGCTTCATCTGAAGCAGATTGGTAAAAAAATCCTGCCTTTAAATATCATCATGGGTGTAAGAAACTAAAATTGACCCATGTGAGTTTTGCTGATGACTTGTTACTCCTTTTTCATGGTGATGAAGAATCTGTGAAGGTGATTAAACACAGGCTCTAGAGAAATTTAGTCATGTTTCAGGTTTATATCTATCCCAAAGTTCAATCTATTTTGGGAGTGTTCCTTTTGTCATAAAACAAAAAAATATTAAGTATTTTGCCATTTCCTGTTGGTTGGTAGGTAAATTGCCTGTGAGATATTTAGGGATTCCTTTGTTGGCCAAAAGACCTAGTGTTGCTGATTGTAAGAGCTTGATAGATAAAGTGAAGAGTAAGGTGAACAATTGGAGGAAATAGAAAGTTATCTTATGCTGGAAGGTTATTACTCATTAACTCTGTTTTAACCTCCACTGTGTTCATGCTTCCCAATACTATTTTAAATGAGATTGAAAAAGTGTTGAAGAATTTCCTGTGACTGTTAGAGGTAAAGCAAGAATTGCCTGGTAAAAAGTATGTATGTATGCCTAAGGATCAAGGTGGCCTTGGATTAAGCCATTAAAAGAATGGAATGAGATTCTTTTAATGAAACAACTTTGGAAAATTGTGATAAAAAAAGATTCATTATGGTACAAGTGGGTCAATATTGTGAAACTTGAAAATAGGAGTATTTGGGAAGTGCAGGGAGGGTGATATTAATGATACCTGGAATTGGAAACAAGTTTTGGGGTTGAGAGATATGATTAAAAAGCATGTATATTATGAGATTGGGAATGGTCAAAATACTTCTGTTTGGTATGTGTGGAGCAGATTGTATCCAGAACAAAAAAGGTATAATTTCAGGGTTTAAAGATGATATGGTTATAGATCAATATAGGGATGATCATGGTGAGAGTTGGCCAGATGAGTGGATTGTTAAATTTCCTATCGTGGAAAAAATTAAAATACCTAGATGGTCTGATAAGCAAGATGAAGTT
This genomic interval carries:
- the LOC139902363 gene encoding uncharacterized protein, whose product is MKCCWSREPFGRTSGELNNLRQLLSTVSVNSREKDSWRWSLSSNGQLTLKKLAAILDEQMLRPFTSQQCTLRNSLVPKKKIEIFTWRALKKRLPVRIELDKRELESVDHALFQCKLARDIWDRVFNWWGLGNVSNISFSELLNDNVNHSSSLHGKKLWQALKWSCAYLIWSNRNNLVFKGKTWNAPVALNEIQIRSFDWISNRARGRKLDWCTWISNPNIYLNTP
- the LOC139899053 gene encoding uncharacterized protein, yielding MRGIRRRRVDWAVAFEPFVYTVRDYVHQHFNHLVNRHDETRFTGNWIKDIKGVLKGVKYLHDKGVFHNSIHYCSIIYKPSENEGVLKIGDPVNCISKLGRTSAEVAAVYDKELFNVGQVLCHIFTNGSYIPQSDYPDVIEYTTIRNMLSCMHDLLEMKDLIETLVNLDDKRQVYLQGHLDSGTLWYSWSKKQPWCWSKEKRIDFLVAVSNTMREDQVSDTRLSPIINAVNVKGNWGRLFHTTMIDILEVTETTDAQGQVVRTRKNPYNKTLPVRLLRFIRNALEHPSVEPNQVNMGDTEITPQELSKISIDNRLRRVYPSFLFEIYKDLEDEVRGGMISNKFMLRDFYYIP